The proteins below are encoded in one region of Pontibacter deserti:
- a CDS encoding acyltransferase has translation MESNIMLGFSRSLFSKVFRRIFRSSFIPPIETKVELGNNNSFINKNCIDTSKGGSVKIGSNCEFLNGVLLMPYGGSITVGNSCSINPYTVIYGHDRGVIIGDNVLIAAHCVVIPSNHKFERIDIPINQQGEQSKGIIIKDDVWIGSGCRILDGVTIGRGAIVGAGSVVTASVPDFAIYAGVPAKLIRMRNKQL, from the coding sequence TTGGAAAGTAATATAATGTTAGGTTTTAGCAGGTCATTATTTTCAAAAGTATTTCGAAGGATTTTTAGAAGTTCTTTTATACCGCCTATAGAAACAAAGGTTGAACTGGGAAACAATAACTCATTCATTAATAAGAATTGTATTGATACTTCTAAAGGAGGTTCAGTTAAGATTGGGAGCAACTGTGAGTTTTTAAATGGTGTATTATTAATGCCTTATGGGGGTAGTATCACTGTAGGAAACTCATGTAGCATTAACCCTTATACTGTTATCTATGGGCATGATAGAGGGGTAATAATAGGGGATAATGTTTTGATTGCAGCACATTGCGTTGTTATACCCTCTAACCATAAGTTTGAAAGAATCGATATTCCTATTAATCAGCAAGGAGAGCAGTCAAAAGGTATCATCATTAAAGATGATGTATGGATCGGGTCTGGATGTAGAATATTAGACGGTGTTACAATAGGTAGGGGTGCAATAGTAGGTGCTGGAAGTGTAGTAACAGCATCTGTACCTGACTTTGCTATATATGCCGGTGTTCCAGCTAAACTTATTAGAATGAGAAATAAGCAGCTGTAA